In the genome of Ptychodera flava strain L36383 chromosome 13, AS_Pfla_20210202, whole genome shotgun sequence, one region contains:
- the LOC139147009 gene encoding uncharacterized protein, which translates to MGVNMETLLLSLTVSILGLLGANANYSNTYLFSGICWHNIKHDAGRIFTEHVEEAGYPRGQHCKATIMSPDERYRVLAVFESFDVFDSDGCTVDYVRIYDGDKMYDADLLTETPLCGNSTPAAYRSSGGAMTVEFISADTLPEGATGRPHGFELVYNVYLPYEMLEDGSNDTAGSSGQFCCETLDVCISKSLVCDGFYNCPDHSDEANTVSCLAKKAGLGTIAEKLGLPLATVIGAAVGSILFLILAIIIITIICCCCCCRRKDEKEVKEVHRYSEKRTIHTTSSKSNSNHTIVYPDRNYFGRPRHADTSVMTIDEKPRSKKASSDSGVSDGGRSRQSEAAFSKTSYGVGGNGRVRSDLSLPVGGMQNSRVRSTTTATPNQKPLYLQKRFPPLDAKDDDKVKASKSAKNDLKVRRSVSSRDDGFETASASSVPSRQDVVYYKVYDQQTEKLGQ; encoded by the exons CATACTTGTTCTCCGGGATATGCTGGCACAATATCAAACACGATGCAGGGAGGATTTTCACGGAACACGTGGAGGAAGCCGGGTACCCGAGGGGACAGCACTGCAAAGCTACCATCATGAGCCCGGATGAGCGCTACCGAGTACTCGCAGTTTTCGAGTCCTTTGACGTCTTCGACAGTGACGGCTGCACCGTCGACTATGTCCGCATATACGACGGCGACAAAATGTACGACGCCGATCTGTTGACGGAGACGCCGCTTTGCGGAAACTCCACGCCGGCGGCTTATCGGTCGAGCGGGGGCGCAATGACGGTGGAATTTATCTCGGCAGACACACTACCGGAGGGTGCTACTGGACGTCCGCACGGATTTGAGTTGGTCTACAATGTCTACCTCCCATATGAAATGTTGGAAG ATGGTAGTAACGACACAGCTGGCTCGTCAGGACAGTTCTGCTGTGAGACCCTTGACGTATGTATTTCCAAGTCACTGGTTTGTGATGGATTCTACAACTGCCCCGACCACAGCGACGAAGCTAATACTGTGAGCTGCCTTGCGA AAAAGGCTGGTTTGGGTACTATCGCTGAGAAGTTAGGCTTACCGCTGGCAACTGTGATAGGGGCTGCTGTGGGATCAATACTGTTTCTTATCTTggcaatcatcatcattactatcatctgctgctgctgctgctgtcgACGTAAAGACGAAAAAGAAGTCAAAGAAGTTCATCGGTACTCGGAGAAGAGAACGATTCACACGACGAGCTCCAAGTCCAACTCCAACCACACCATCGTCTATCCGGATCGCAACTACTTCGGAAGGCCAAGACACGCCGACACAAGCGTCATGACGATCGATGAAAAACCTCGATCGAAGAAGGCATCGTCCGACTCGGGGGTGTCTGACGGAGGAAGGAGTCGTCAAAGCGAAGCCGCCTTCTCGAAGACTAGCTACGGTGTCGGCGGCAACGGGAGGGTACGCTCTGATTTGTCACTCCCTGTGGGAGGTATGCAGAATTCTAGGGTGAGATCTACTACAACAGCTACACCGAACCAGAAACCTCTTTACCTACAGAAGCGGTTCCCACCCCTCGATGCTAAGGACGATGACAAGGTGAAAGCTTCAAAATCGGCGAAGAACGACCTCAAGGTGCGGCGCTCCGTCTCGTCACGTGACGATGGTTTCGAAACTGCCAGTGCGTCGTCGGTGCCGAGCAGACAAGATGTTGTATATTACAAAGTGTATGATCAACAAACTGAAAAGTTAGGCCAATAG